In [Phormidium] sp. ETS-05, the genomic window CTGGCAACATCATAGAGTTGGCTTTTAAATTCTGAATGTTGCCTTGATGGGCGAAAACTAAAGCCAAATATGCTTCTGGGTCTATTTGGTTACTTATTAATTACAATATTCATTCATCTGAATTAAAAATGATTTTTCCCAGTCAAATCCATTCCCAGTCTCCCCATCAGCCAAATGCGACTGACCCTGACTTAGTTACCCCGCTTCCCGCCGAAGATAACCACATATTCCAAGCCCTCTTCGCCGCCGCCCTCGATGCCATGCTCATCGTTGATGATCAGGGTTGTTATCTCGATGCCAACCCCGCCGCCTGCCAATTGCTGGGTTTAGGGCGTCAGGACCTCATCGGCTGCTGCCTCAGTGATTTTGCCCCACCTGGATTCGATTTTGCCCCAGCTTGGCAACAGTTCCTAGAGCAAGGTCAAGGACGCGGTGAATTTAGCCTCATCCAACCTGATGGGGAACGGCGGGAAATCGAATATACAGCCACGGCTAACTTTATCCCCCATTATCACCTGTTAATTTGGCGGGATGTGACAGAATTTAAACGCACAGAAGCCCGGTTACAAACCTTAGAAAATACCCTCAATCAAACAGTAGCCGCCCCACCTCATAACCACCCAGACAGTCTGGAGGCGATGCAGAAAACCGATGAGGAAAGGTATCGCCTACAGCGAATTGCGCGGCATATCCCTGGAGTTATCTATCAGTTTACACTACATCCCGATGGTCGGTGCAATTTCCCCTATGCTAGTGAAGGGTTGCGAGAGATGTATGGCGTCCCACCGGAAGCAGTCCGAGAAGATGCGGCTCAAGTTTTTGAAACCATTCATCCCGATGACCTGCCCCGCCTTAACCAGGCGATTCTCGAATCAGCACAGCAGCTTACACCCTGGCATTGTGAATATCGCATCTGCCACCCGGATGGCCGGTTGTTATGGGCAGTGGGTCACTCCACACCCCAGCGACAACCCGATGGCAGCACTACATGGTATGGCTATATTTGGGATATTACCCCCCAAAAAGAAGTCGAGCAGGCGTGGCGGGAAAGTCATATCCGGTTACAACTGGCTCTAGAAGGTGCGAATATTGGGATTTGGGACTGGAATCTTCAAACCAACGAGGTAGTGTTCTCCCGGCAATGGAAAGCGATGCTGGGTTACGAAGAGGATGAAATTGGCAATTTACTAGCAGAATGGGAAAGCCGGGTGCATCCAGAGGATATACAGGCGATTTATCGAGACATCGGTCAACATATCGCAGGCCAAACCGCAGTTTATCAGAATGAACACCGGATGCAGTGCAAAGATGGCTCGTATAAATGGATATTAGACCGGGGGCAAGTTATAGAACGAGATGAGGAAGGCAACCCGGTACGGTTTATTGGTATCCATTACGATATTACTGAGCGCAAAGCCAGCGAACTGGCGCTACAGGAACTGACCCAGCAACTGCAAAAAGCGCAGGAAGTGGCACACTTGGGGCATTGGTCTATTGATGTGGTCGATGAGAAATTGAGCTGGTCTGAGGAAGTGTTCCGCATCTTTGGCATGACTCCAGACCAAAAAGAACCAACCTTTACCGAACATTTGCAGCAAATTCATCCAGACGATCGCGCCTTCCTGCAAGAGCGTTTGACTCAAGCTCTGCAAGGGGTGCCCCAAAACTTTGATATTCGCATCGTCCGTCCCGATGGCGAACTGTGTCACATCAACACCCGGGCTGAAATTCAATTGCGAGAAGGTGAAGTGGTGGGGATATTCGGGACAGCGATGGATATCACAGAGCGGGTACAAGCCGAAGCCACCCTGCGAGCGAGTGAGGACAAACTGCGATCGCTCTTCGACCTCTCCCCCTTGGGGATTGCCCTCAACGATATGCAGGGCAAATTCATCGAAACCAATACCGCCTTTGAGACCATCACCGGCTATAACAAGGAAGAATTAACCCAGTTGACCTATTGGGAATTAACCCCCTCTCAGTACGCCGACGATGAAGCCCGACAATTAGAATTACTCCAAACCACTGGGCGATATGGTCCTTACCAAAAAGAATATATCCACAAGGCCGGTCATCGCGTCCCGGTGGAATTGATGGGAATGGTGGTGACGGGAGCCGATGGGCAGCAATATATCTGGTCAATTATTGCCGATATTACGGAGCGCAAACAGGCGGAAGCCCAACTGCAGGAAATATCTGAGCGGTTGTCATTATCACTCAAGTCTGGGGCAATTGGCTGTTGGGAATGGAATATCATCGAAAACACCATGATTTGGGACGATCGGATGTACGATCTATATGGCGTCACCAAGGACTCTGATACCAGATTAGCCTACGACATTTGGGCAACGAGGCTACATCCTGATGACCGAGAGGCATCGGAATCTTTAATTCGCCAAGCTGTTTTGGGACAAGCAGAATTTAATCCAGAATTTAGAGTTGTTCATCCTGATGGTAGGATCCATTTTATTCAAGCGTTCGGGATCGTGATGCGCAACGCCGAGGGTAATCCCCAAAAAATGATGGGGGTGAATTTTGAGATTACGGAGCGCAAACAAGCCGAAGCTAAACTGCAATTGCTGCTCAATCGCACCCAACTGTTAAATCAGATTAGCACGGAAATTCGCAACTCCCTGGAACTGGATACGATTCTAGAAAGTGCGGTGCAGGCGATTTTTGCCGAATTGAAGGTAGATGTTTGTACCTTTGGCTGGTATCGCTCCGAACTGGACCCCCCCATGTGGGAAGTCATCAAGGAATGCCGCCACCCAGATTTCCCCAGTTGGTTGGGTTTGTTTCCTCTGGATGGTTTAGAGCCCCTTTTGGCAACGATTCTCCGGCAGCAAATTTATCGCCTTGATATGAATAACACTGCCCCAGATGAGGGGGTTCAGGCTTTTTGTCAACATATGGGGATTACCATGTATTTAAATATTCCCATCCACACGATCGACGGGCAAATTGGGGCTTTTGATTTAGGGCGAGTTGCGGACGATCGCCCCTGGCAGGATGATGAGATTCAATTGCTCCAGAGCATCGGGACTCAGGTAGCGATCGCCATTCAGCAGGCCCAGCTCTACCAAGAGTCTCAAGCCAAAAGCCAAGAACTCCAACGCGCCTATCGGGAACTGCAAGAAACCCAAGTGCAGTTAATCCAAGCCGAAAAAATGTCCAGTTTAGGGCAGTTAGTCGCCGGAGTTGCCCATGAAATCAATAATCCCGTCAATTTCATCTACGGGAACTTGACCCATACATTGGAATATAGCGATAATTTGCTAGAGCTGATTCAGCTTTACCAAGATTGCCATCCTAACCCACCCGACGCAATTACTGAGTTCAGCGAAGACATCGACTTAGATTTTCTCACCGAAGATTTGCCCAAAATCATCTCCTCTATGCAAAATGGCGTGTCGCGCATCCGCGATATTGTCAAATCCCTGCGCACCTTCTCCCGGTTAGACGAAGCCGATTGCAAAGAAGTGGATTTGCATGAAAATATTGACAGTACCTTGGTGATTTTACAAAATCGCTTCAATGGACGTGGGGGTAATCCGCCTATTCACCTAATTAAGCAATATGGTGATTTACCCCTAATAGAATGTTACAGCGGCTTACTCAATCAGGTGTTTATGAATCTGCTGGTGAATGCCATCGAAGCCATTGAGGACCGGCAAACCAGGGAAGCCGCCGATTATACCGGCGTCATTACCATTACCACCGCCCTTGAAGATAATTGGGTATCTATATCGATTCAAGACAATGGTATCGGCATGAGTCCAGAAGTGCAAGCCAAGATTTTTAATCCCTTTTTCACCACTAAACCCATTGGCAAGGGCACCGGTATGGGCTTATCAATTAGCTATCAAATTGTCACCCAAAATCACGAGGGTGAGTTGTCCTGCACTTCCACTCCGGGTGTGGGCACAGAGTTTAAGATTAAATTGCCATTGCGATAATACCATATTTGTCAATACCGAGCGTGATATCAAGTCCTACTGCTTCGTTTGTCAATAACTGACGAAGCACTTAGGCACTTAGGCACTTTGGTAGGGGATAACTGCCTTCAAAAACCAGGGTTGCCCCCAGACTTGATATCATTTAGTTAGAGAACCGCAAACAAATTCTACTTGCACCCCATACACTGCCAGTTGCACCTGAAAATCCTGCCAATCAGAATCCACTGCATTTAATATCCGTGGTTTCTGGGGATGGGTGAGAGCGACAGCGACAAATTTTCGGTCAGACTTATCAAACCCTGCCAGACTCTCATCTTGGGGAAATTCCG contains:
- a CDS encoding PAS domain S-box protein — its product is MIFPSQIHSQSPHQPNATDPDLVTPLPAEDNHIFQALFAAALDAMLIVDDQGCYLDANPAACQLLGLGRQDLIGCCLSDFAPPGFDFAPAWQQFLEQGQGRGEFSLIQPDGERREIEYTATANFIPHYHLLIWRDVTEFKRTEARLQTLENTLNQTVAAPPHNHPDSLEAMQKTDEERYRLQRIARHIPGVIYQFTLHPDGRCNFPYASEGLREMYGVPPEAVREDAAQVFETIHPDDLPRLNQAILESAQQLTPWHCEYRICHPDGRLLWAVGHSTPQRQPDGSTTWYGYIWDITPQKEVEQAWRESHIRLQLALEGANIGIWDWNLQTNEVVFSRQWKAMLGYEEDEIGNLLAEWESRVHPEDIQAIYRDIGQHIAGQTAVYQNEHRMQCKDGSYKWILDRGQVIERDEEGNPVRFIGIHYDITERKASELALQELTQQLQKAQEVAHLGHWSIDVVDEKLSWSEEVFRIFGMTPDQKEPTFTEHLQQIHPDDRAFLQERLTQALQGVPQNFDIRIVRPDGELCHINTRAEIQLREGEVVGIFGTAMDITERVQAEATLRASEDKLRSLFDLSPLGIALNDMQGKFIETNTAFETITGYNKEELTQLTYWELTPSQYADDEARQLELLQTTGRYGPYQKEYIHKAGHRVPVELMGMVVTGADGQQYIWSIIADITERKQAEAQLQEISERLSLSLKSGAIGCWEWNIIENTMIWDDRMYDLYGVTKDSDTRLAYDIWATRLHPDDREASESLIRQAVLGQAEFNPEFRVVHPDGRIHFIQAFGIVMRNAEGNPQKMMGVNFEITERKQAEAKLQLLLNRTQLLNQISTEIRNSLELDTILESAVQAIFAELKVDVCTFGWYRSELDPPMWEVIKECRHPDFPSWLGLFPLDGLEPLLATILRQQIYRLDMNNTAPDEGVQAFCQHMGITMYLNIPIHTIDGQIGAFDLGRVADDRPWQDDEIQLLQSIGTQVAIAIQQAQLYQESQAKSQELQRAYRELQETQVQLIQAEKMSSLGQLVAGVAHEINNPVNFIYGNLTHTLEYSDNLLELIQLYQDCHPNPPDAITEFSEDIDLDFLTEDLPKIISSMQNGVSRIRDIVKSLRTFSRLDEADCKEVDLHENIDSTLVILQNRFNGRGGNPPIHLIKQYGDLPLIECYSGLLNQVFMNLLVNAIEAIEDRQTREAADYTGVITITTALEDNWVSISIQDNGIGMSPEVQAKIFNPFFTTKPIGKGTGMGLSISYQIVTQNHEGELSCTSTPGVGTEFKIKLPLR